A region from the Arachis ipaensis cultivar K30076 chromosome B01, Araip1.1, whole genome shotgun sequence genome encodes:
- the LOC107631650 gene encoding probable inactive purple acid phosphatase 27, with amino-acid sequence MEVLYDGHGVIVLILRGSMILLVSLLINLSIALAHFHGFGEQPLAKIAIHKAVVSLHSNASIAASPFLLGTKGEDTQWVTVNVYHPDPSADDWVGVFSPAKFNSSTCPPVNDPKEVTPYICSAPIKYKFVNYSNSMYTKTGKASLKFQLINQRADFSFALFSGGLLNPKLVTVSNFISFVNPKAPLYPRIAQGKSWDEMTVTWTSGYDISEATPFVEWSIKGKTPMQSPAGTLTFGRNAMCGSPASTVGWRDPGFIHTSFLKELWPNKVYTYRLGHLLSNGSEIWSKQYSFKSSPYPGQNSLQRVIIFGDMGKAERDGSNEYNNYQPGSLNTTDQLIKDLENIDIVFHIGDMTYANGYISQWDQFTAQVEPIASKVPYMIGSGNHERDWPNTGSFYNTTDSGGECGVLAQTMFYVPAENREKFWYSTDYGMFRFCIGDTEHDWREGTEQYKFIEHCLATVDRQKQPWLIFAAHRVLGYSSDFYYGLEGSFEEPMGRESLQKLWQKYKVDIAFYGHVHNYERTCPIYQNQCVNKERSQYSGTVNGTIHVVVGGAGSHLSNFSQVTPKWSLYRDYDFGFVKLTAFNHSSLLFEYKKSSDGNVYDSFTISRDYKDVLACVHDGCEPTTLAT; translated from the exons ATGGAGGTATTATACGATGGTCATGGTGTTATTGTTTTGATCCTTAGAGGCAGTATGATTCTTCTTGTTTCGTTGCTTATCAACTTGAGCATCGCTTTGGCTCACTTTCATGGCTTCGGGGAACAACCACTCGCCAAGATTGCAATCCATAAGGCTGTTGTTTCGCTCCACAGTAACGCCTCCATTGCAGCCTCCCCTTTTCTTCTTGGCACTAAG GGTGAGGATACCCAATGGGTGACTGTGAATGTTTATCACCCTGACCCATCTGCAGATGATTGGGTTGGAGTTTTCTCTCCTGCAAAGTTCAA CTCATCGACATGTCCACCGGTTAATGATCCAAAAGAAGTTACTCCATACATATGCTCAGCACCAATAAAG tacaaatttgTGAATTACTCCAATTCAATGTATACAAAGACAGGAAAGGCTTCTTTGAAGTTCCAATTGATCAACCAGCGCGCCGACTTTTCCTTCGCGCTATTTTCTGGCGGACTATTGAAT CCTAAACTTGTTACAGTCTCCAATTTCATATCATTTGTGAATCCTAAGGCACCTCTGTATCCGCGTATTGCTCAAGGGAAGTCTTGGGATGAA ATGACAGTTACATGGACAAGTGGATATGACATAAGTGAAGCTACACCATTTGTTGAGTGGAGTATTAAGGGAAAGACTCCAATGCAATCTCCTGCTGGAACATTGACATTTGGTCGCAACGCCATGTGTG GTTCACCAGCAAGCACTGTAGGTTGGCGTGATCCCGGGTTCATCCACACAAGTTTTCTTAAAGAACTGTGGCCAAATAAAGT GTACACATACCGATTGGGGCATCTTTTGTCTAATGGTTCAGAAATTTGGAGCAAGCAATATTCATTCAAGTCATCACCTTATCCTGGACAGAACTCACTCCAACGTGTAATCATATTTGGTGACATGGGCAAG GCTGAACGTGACGGTTCAAACGAGTATAACAACTATCAACCTGGTTCACTCAACACAACAGACCAGCTCATCAAGGATTTAGAAAACATTGACATTGTTTTCCACATTGGAGACATGACTTATGCAAATGGATACATCTCACAATGGGACCAATTCACTGCTCAAGTGGAACCAATTGCATCAAAAGTGCCATATATGATTGGCAG TGGTAATCATGAGCGTGATTGGCCCAACACGGGATCCTTTTATAATACTACAGATTCAGGTGGTGAATGTGGAGTCTTGGCTCAGACCATGTTTTATGTCCCAGCAGAAAACAGAGAAAAGTTCTG GTATTCAACGGATTATGGCATGTTTCGCTTCTGCATAGGGGACACTGAACATGATTGGAGAGAAGGAACAGAACAATACAAATTCATTGAGCATTGTCTCGCAACAGTGGACAGACAGAAGCAACCATGGTTGATCTTTGCTGCACATAGAGTGCTTGGATATTCGTCTGATTTTTATTATGGATTGGAGGGTTCATTTGAAGAGCCAATGGGAAGGGAAAGTTTGCAGAAACTTTGGCAGAAATATAAAGTGGATATTGCATTTTATGGCCATGTCCATAACTATGAAAGGACATGCCCCATTTATCAG AACCAATGTGTGAACAAAGAAAGGTCACAGTATTCAGGCACAGTAAACGGAACAATTCATGTTGTTGTTGGAGGAGCAGGAAGCCACTTGTCGAATTTCAGCCAAGTAACACCAAAGTGGAGTCTTTACAGAGACTATGACTTTGGCTTTGTCAAGTTGACCGCATTCAACCATTCTTCTCTCTTATTTGAGTACAAGAAAAGCAGTGATGGCAACGTCTATGATTCTTTCACCATTTCAAGGGATTACAAAGATGTATTGGCATGTGTACATGATGGATGTGAACCAACCACTTTAGCCACTTAA
- the LOC107631636 gene encoding exocyst complex component EXO70B1, with protein MATTSLDGAGEDRVLATAQQILMSLNTPKEVRQDMLLIFSSFDNRLSTISDLIDADNDSKSTISDAVPADEEEQEDLDRLEAAMKVILRWDASFSGGGDSLRHSTSILDSHVHRVEYFSAVDDIIQWIDENLSLALPLPPRRAAMCDRAEKAIQIAMTRLEHELRHVLIRSTVPLDADSLYSSVHRVSLSLASHDGAAAAEIDGSSESFGKTPNHRFHERVASFEDENENDGVSIDLVHPDAVPELREIVTRMIRSGYERECLQVYSGVRRDALDECLAIIGVERLSIEEVHRVEWKVLDEKMKNWVHAVKISVVVLLSGEKRLCENVFGDLVEVKEVCFNEIAKGCVMQLLNFAEAVSICKRSPEKLFRILDMYEASRDVLPDLEAMVSDEFVAGEARGALSGLGNAVIGTFAEFENCIRNETSKKLVITGDVHPLARYVMNYLKLLVDYSEPLNLLLEIREEDLYRVQNDFRGDVSQIEAISPLGQRTLLLMSELEFNLEEKSRLYEDNALQQIFLMNNLYYLVWKVRDSEIRKVLGDDWIRKRRGQIRQYATGYLRASWTRALACLKDEGIGGSSSLSSASKMALKERFKSFNACFEEIYRIQTAWKVPDDRLREELQLSISEKVIPAYRSFVGRFSSHLVEGRHAGKYIKYTPEDLDTYLLNLFEGSPAVLHHIRRKST; from the coding sequence ATGGCCACCACTAGCCTCGACGGCGCCGGAGAGGATCGTGTTCTGGCGACGGCGCAGCAGATCCTCATGAGTCTCAACACTCCCAAGGAGGTTCGCCAGGACATGCTCCTCATTTTCTCCTCCTTCGATAACCGTCTCTCTACCATTTCTGACCTCATCGACGCCGATAACGACTCCAAGTCCACCATCTCCGACGCCGTTCCCGCCGATGAGGAGGAACAAGAAGACCTTGACCGCCTCGAGGCCGCCATGAAAGTCATCCTCCGTTGGGACGCCTCCTTCTCCGGCGGCGGCGATTCCTTGCGCCACTCCACCTCCATCCTTGACTCGCATGTCCACAGAGTAGAGTACTTCTCTGCCGTTGATGACATCATCCAGTGGATCGATGAAAATCTCTCGTTAGCGCTGCCGTTGCCACCTCGCCGAGCCGCCATGTGTGACCGCGCCGAAAAGGCTATCCAGATCGCGATGACAAGGCTCGAGCACGAGCTCCGCCATGTGCTGATCCGCAGCACCGTCCCCCTAGACGCCGACAGCCTCTACAGCTCGGTGCATAGAGTTTCACTCTCGTTGGCCTCACACGACGGCGCCGCCGCCGCCGAAATCGACGGAAGCTCGGAGAGCTTTGGCAAAACCCCAAATCACCGGTTCCACGAGCGCGTCGCGAGCTTTGAAGACGAAAACGAAAACGATGGCGTTTCAATCGATTTGGTGCATCCCGATGCGGTTCCAGAGCTGAGAGAAATCGTAACTCGAATGATAAGGTCTGGTTACGAAAGAGAGTGCCTTCAGGTTTATAGCGGTGTTAGGCGTGACGCTTTGGATGAGTGCTTGGCTATTATTGGTGTCGAGAGGTTGAGTATCGAAGAGGTTCACAGGGTTGAATGGAAGGTTCTagatgagaagatgaagaattggGTTCATGCTGTTAAGATTAGTGTTGTGGTTTTGCTGAGTGGTGAGAAGAGGCTCTGTGAAAATGTGTTTGGGGATTTGGTTGAGGTCAAAGAGGTATGTTTTAATGAGATTGCTAAAGGGTGTGTTATGCAGTTGCTGAATTTCGCCGAGGCTGTCTCAATTTGTAAGAGGTCCCCGGAGAAATTGTTCAGGATATTGGATATGTACGAGGCATCGAGGGATGTTCTGCCTGATTTGGAGGCGATGGTTTCTGATGAGTTTGTGGCTGGTGAGGCCAGGGGAGCGCTTAGTGGACTCGGCAATGCCGTGATAGGGACGTTTGCCGAGTTTGAGAATTGTATTAGGAATGAGACTTCCAAGAAGCTGGTGATTACAGGGGATGTTCATCCGTTGGCTCGATATGTGATGAACTACCTAAAGTTGCTTGTGGATTACAGTGAGCCCTTGAACTTGCTCTTGGAAATCAGAGAAGAGGATCTTTATCGGGTTCAAAATGATTTCAGGGGTGATGTTTCCCAGATAGAGGCCATTTCTCCCTTAGGACAAAGAACGTTGTTGTTGATGTCTGAGCTTGAGTTTAACCTTGAGGAAAAATCAAGGCTCTATGAGGACAATGCGCTGCAGCAGATATTCTTGATGAACAATCTCTATTACCTAGTGTGGAAAGTAAGAGACTCCGAAATCAGGAAGGTCTTAGGGGATGATTGGATCCGGAAGCGCCGTGGCCAGATACGCCAGTATGCTACAGGCTATCTCAGGGCCTCTTGGACCAGAGCCTTGGCTTGTTTGAAGGATGAAGGAATTGGAGGGAGCTCTAGTCTTAGTAGTGCCTCAAAGATGGCCTTGAAGGAGAGGTTCAAGAGTTTCAATGCCTGTTTTGAAGAGATTTATAGGATTCAGACAGCTTGGAAGGTACCGGATGATCGGCTTCGTGAAGAGCTGCAGTTATCTATTTCGGAGAAGGTGATTCCAGCGTACCGCTCGTTTGTGGGAAGGTTTAGCAGTCATCTAGTAGAAGGAAGGCATGCTGGAAAATACATTAAGTATACCCCAGAGGATCTTGATACCTATTTATTGAATTTATTTGAAGGGTCCCCTGCTGTATTGCATCACATAAGGAGAAAAAGTACATAG
- the LOC107608457 gene encoding pentatricopeptide repeat-containing protein At2g40240, mitochondrial-like, whose translation MQDNCFNTKSTFDFVTDETFSSSLLNHLLQTLSTLNRGVTRKNAFDSLITRLCKLQHVDDALHVIEYMARIDAGGCRPSATTFYPVLNILMRQKAIDHTRCVVDFMFTLSVNLDLTGHNYFLVAHRYTGDVAAAAGVLKKMEEDGIGADARTFDALVLGACKVKKVDGAMMLVKRMVDDGVPIRCWDIRCRFDY comes from the coding sequence ATGCAAGACAACTGCTTCAACACGAAGTCCACCTTCGACTTCGTCACCGACGAAACCTTCTCCTCTTCCCTCCTTAACCACCTCCTTCAAACCCTATCCACCCTCAACCGCGGTGTCACTCGCAAGAACGCATTCGATTCCCTCATCACGCGCCTCTGCAAGCTCCAGCACGTCGATGACGCGCTCCACGTCATCGAATATATGGCACGTATCGACGCCGGAGGCTGCCGCCCCAGTGCGACCACCTTCTACCCCGTCCTGAACATCCTAATGCGCCAGAAAGCCATAGACCATACGCGGTGCGTGGTGGATTTCATGTTCACGCTTAGCGTGAATCTGGATCTGACGGGACACAACTACTTCCTCGTTGCACACCGCTACACTGGAGACGTGGCTGCCGCTGCCGGAGTTTTGAAGAAGATGGAGGAAGATGGGATTGGTGCGGATGCGCGTACGTTCGACGCGCTTGTGTTGGGCGCGTGTAAGGTTAAAAAGGTGGATGGTGCTATGATGCTAGTGAAAAGGATGGTGGATGATGGAGTTCCTATTAGGTGTTGGGATATTAGGTGCCGTTTTGATTATTAA